One part of the Engraulis encrasicolus isolate BLACKSEA-1 chromosome 17, IST_EnEncr_1.0, whole genome shotgun sequence genome encodes these proteins:
- the LOC134466830 gene encoding aquaporin-1-like, with the protein MFREAKTWAFWRAVLAEMVGMLLFIFIGITAAIGNHNNSGPDQEVKVALAFGLAIATLVRTLGHVSGAHLNPAVTLGLLASCKISVLRAVFYIVAQMVGSVAASAIVVGLRPTSLNALGLNELNGVTPVQGFGVEFLLTLQLVLCVISSTDERRYDVGNSAPLAIGLSVGLAHLGGISYTGCGINPARSFGPAVILQSFNNHWVYWAGPMSAAVVAALIYDLILCPKIGDLAERLKVLCDGELPSDQEPLLKVGEGDE; encoded by the exons ATGTTCAGAGAAGCGAAAACCTGGGCGTTCTGGCGCGCCGTCCTCGCGGAGATGGTGGGCATGCTCCTCTTCATATTCATCGGCATCACGGCCGCCATCGGAAACCACAATAACTCCGGCCCTGACCAGGAG gtgAAGGTGGCTCTGGCGTTTGGGTTGGCCATTGCCACGCTGGTGCGGACTCTGGGGCACGTTAGCGGCGCGCACCTCAATCCTGCCGTCACGTTGGGCCTGCTCGCTAGCTGCAAGATCAGCGTGCTTCGGGCTGTGTTCTACATCGTTGCTCAGATGGTGGGGTCTGTAGCAGCCAGCGCAATTGTTGTTGGACTGAGACCCACGAGCCTGAATGCTCTTGGATTAAACGAG CTGAATGGAGTCACGCCTGTTCAGGGTTTTGGCGTGGAGTTCCTGCTTACACTGCAGCTTGTCCTCTGCGTCATTTCCAGCACGGATGAGCGCCGATATGATGTTGGCAACTCTGCACCACTGGCTATCGGCCTGTCTGTAGGCCTCGCGCACCTGGGAGGG ATCAGTTACACTGGGTGTGGCATCAACCCTGCTCGTTCCTTTGGACCAGCTGTGATCCTCCAGTCCTTCAACAACCATTGG GTGTACTGGGCAGGGCCCATGAGTGCAGCAGTGGTGGCCGCCCTCATCTATGACCTGATTCTCTGCCCCAAAATTGGCGACCTTGCAGAACGGCTGAAGGTCTTGTGCGACGGAGAACTTCCAAGCGATCAGGAGCCTCTGCTGAAGGTCGGAGAGGGTGACGAGTAG